A portion of the Melanotaenia boesemani isolate fMelBoe1 chromosome 2, fMelBoe1.pri, whole genome shotgun sequence genome contains these proteins:
- the fam117aa gene encoding protein FAM117A isoform X3, translating into MNDQLHAHNQQSVVVNQAFSGRRSRVNVKKLTPSSWAEETRGRRSVGGHKRSASWGSAEHLREVAKLRHQLQKRSRHAPPSAGDGLSHQPLPAGHAAGITQTMPLMPLNRLAPRLRRSVEGLSLELEEVFVSEKPDDQHEILDIPDGHRAPVPVQRCSSGSQSEPSPGPLDPSLLSPSQSPCTLDPALLSPPSSPCPLNPSLLSPSHSPCPMIEPESVDCRASCPSPSTLLPSFALDPPLLQPSSSSPRPNKSYAFQREPPEGCERVRVSEEAMSSCQDEHLLQPSCPDPNKVNFTPHGGSAFCPVSLLKPLLPSMDLLFRGLSVSPVTGCSGQASPTRHLGMQ; encoded by the exons ATGAATGACCAGTTACATGCTCACAACCAGCAGTCAGTGGTGGTCAACCAGGCTTTTTCTGGTAGAAGATCAAGAGTCAATGTGAAGAAATTG ACTCCAAGTTCCTGGGCGGAGGAGACTCGGGGAAGGAGAAGCGTTGGTGGACACAAACGCTCAGCATCTTGGGGCAGTGCAGAGCACCTGAGGGAA GTGGCCAAGCTGAGGCACCAGTTGCAAAAGCGCTCCCGGCATGCACCTCCTTCAGCAGGAGATGGGCTCTCCCATCAACCCCTGCCAGCAGGTCATGCAGCAGGCATCACTCAG ACAATGCCCCTGATGCCACTGAACAGACTGGCCCCTCGGCTACGAAGGAGTGTTGAAGGCCTCAGCTTAGAGCTGGAAGAAGTGTTTGTGTCTGAGAAACCAGATGATCAGCATGAG ATTTTGGATATCCCAGATGGCCACAGGGCTCCTGTTCCTGTCCAGAGGTGCAGCAGTGGCTCACAGAGTGAGCCCTCACCAGGACCTCTGGATCCTTCCCTCCTTTCTCCTTCTCAGTCCCCTTGTACTCTTGACCCAGCACTCCTGTCACCTCCAAGTTCCCCATGTCCACTGAATCCATCACTTTTGTCTCCCTCGCATTCACCGTGTCCCATGATAGAGCCAG AATCTGTGGACTGCAGAGCCTCCTGTCCTTCCCCATCAACATTACTTCCTTCATTTGCACTGGATCCACCTCTGCTGcagccctcctcctcttcccctcGTCCTAACAAAAGCTACGCCTTTCAGCGGGAGCCACCAGAAGGGTGTGAGCGAGTTCGAGTTTCTGAGGAAGCAAT GTCTTCTTGTCAAGACGAGCATCTCCTCCAGCCATCTTGCCCCGACCCCAATAAAGTCAACTTTACCCCACATGGAGGCTCTGCTTTCTGCCCTGTCAGTCTTCTGAAACCCTTGCTGCCCTCCATGGACCTCCTTTTCCGTGGCCTGTCAGTGTCTCCCGTGACGGGCTGCTCAGGTCAGGCCTCTCCTACCAGACACCTGGGCATGCAGTAG
- the fam117aa gene encoding protein FAM117A isoform X1 — translation MSGRSGGAPRGCSNPSLQPLRATVPYQLQRGSALLCREVKTADKTTARPPKPTIRRTLSLDTIVGPYLQGQWPKEAEGTVVTCANDKATQTPSSWAEETRGRRSVGGHKRSASWGSAEHLREVAKLRHQLQKRSRHAPPSAGDGLSHQPLPAGHAAGITQTMPLMPLNRLAPRLRRSVEGLSLELEEVFVSEKPDDQHEILDIPDGHRAPVPVQRCSSGSQSEPSPGPLDPSLLSPSQSPCTLDPALLSPPSSPCPLNPSLLSPSHSPCPMIEPESVDCRASCPSPSTLLPSFALDPPLLQPSSSSPRPNKSYAFQREPPEGCERVRVSEEAMSSCQDEHLLQPSCPDPNKVNFTPHGGSAFCPVSLLKPLLPSMDLLFRGLSVSPVTGCSGQASPTRHLGMQ, via the exons ATGTCGGGCAGGAGTGGAGGAGCGCCCCGGGGGTGCAGCAACCCCAGTCTGCAGCCCCTCAGAGCCACAGTCCCATACCAGCTTCAGAGAGGCTCAGCTCTCCTCTGCAGGGAGGTCAAGACTG CAGACAAAACCACGGCTCGTCCACCAAAACCCACTATCCGCCGAACTCTTTCTTTGGACACAATCGTGGGACCCTATCTGCAGGGACAGTGGCCCAAAGAGGCAGAAGGCACTGTGGTTACCTGTGCCAATGACAAAGCCACACAg ACTCCAAGTTCCTGGGCGGAGGAGACTCGGGGAAGGAGAAGCGTTGGTGGACACAAACGCTCAGCATCTTGGGGCAGTGCAGAGCACCTGAGGGAA GTGGCCAAGCTGAGGCACCAGTTGCAAAAGCGCTCCCGGCATGCACCTCCTTCAGCAGGAGATGGGCTCTCCCATCAACCCCTGCCAGCAGGTCATGCAGCAGGCATCACTCAG ACAATGCCCCTGATGCCACTGAACAGACTGGCCCCTCGGCTACGAAGGAGTGTTGAAGGCCTCAGCTTAGAGCTGGAAGAAGTGTTTGTGTCTGAGAAACCAGATGATCAGCATGAG ATTTTGGATATCCCAGATGGCCACAGGGCTCCTGTTCCTGTCCAGAGGTGCAGCAGTGGCTCACAGAGTGAGCCCTCACCAGGACCTCTGGATCCTTCCCTCCTTTCTCCTTCTCAGTCCCCTTGTACTCTTGACCCAGCACTCCTGTCACCTCCAAGTTCCCCATGTCCACTGAATCCATCACTTTTGTCTCCCTCGCATTCACCGTGTCCCATGATAGAGCCAG AATCTGTGGACTGCAGAGCCTCCTGTCCTTCCCCATCAACATTACTTCCTTCATTTGCACTGGATCCACCTCTGCTGcagccctcctcctcttcccctcGTCCTAACAAAAGCTACGCCTTTCAGCGGGAGCCACCAGAAGGGTGTGAGCGAGTTCGAGTTTCTGAGGAAGCAAT GTCTTCTTGTCAAGACGAGCATCTCCTCCAGCCATCTTGCCCCGACCCCAATAAAGTCAACTTTACCCCACATGGAGGCTCTGCTTTCTGCCCTGTCAGTCTTCTGAAACCCTTGCTGCCCTCCATGGACCTCCTTTTCCGTGGCCTGTCAGTGTCTCCCGTGACGGGCTGCTCAGGTCAGGCCTCTCCTACCAGACACCTGGGCATGCAGTAG
- the fam117aa gene encoding protein FAM117A isoform X2: MSGRSGGAPRGCSNPSLQPLRATVPYQLQRGSALLCREVKTDKTTARPPKPTIRRTLSLDTIVGPYLQGQWPKEAEGTVVTCANDKATQTPSSWAEETRGRRSVGGHKRSASWGSAEHLREVAKLRHQLQKRSRHAPPSAGDGLSHQPLPAGHAAGITQTMPLMPLNRLAPRLRRSVEGLSLELEEVFVSEKPDDQHEILDIPDGHRAPVPVQRCSSGSQSEPSPGPLDPSLLSPSQSPCTLDPALLSPPSSPCPLNPSLLSPSHSPCPMIEPESVDCRASCPSPSTLLPSFALDPPLLQPSSSSPRPNKSYAFQREPPEGCERVRVSEEAMSSCQDEHLLQPSCPDPNKVNFTPHGGSAFCPVSLLKPLLPSMDLLFRGLSVSPVTGCSGQASPTRHLGMQ; the protein is encoded by the exons ATGTCGGGCAGGAGTGGAGGAGCGCCCCGGGGGTGCAGCAACCCCAGTCTGCAGCCCCTCAGAGCCACAGTCCCATACCAGCTTCAGAGAGGCTCAGCTCTCCTCTGCAGGGAGGTCAAGACTG ACAAAACCACGGCTCGTCCACCAAAACCCACTATCCGCCGAACTCTTTCTTTGGACACAATCGTGGGACCCTATCTGCAGGGACAGTGGCCCAAAGAGGCAGAAGGCACTGTGGTTACCTGTGCCAATGACAAAGCCACACAg ACTCCAAGTTCCTGGGCGGAGGAGACTCGGGGAAGGAGAAGCGTTGGTGGACACAAACGCTCAGCATCTTGGGGCAGTGCAGAGCACCTGAGGGAA GTGGCCAAGCTGAGGCACCAGTTGCAAAAGCGCTCCCGGCATGCACCTCCTTCAGCAGGAGATGGGCTCTCCCATCAACCCCTGCCAGCAGGTCATGCAGCAGGCATCACTCAG ACAATGCCCCTGATGCCACTGAACAGACTGGCCCCTCGGCTACGAAGGAGTGTTGAAGGCCTCAGCTTAGAGCTGGAAGAAGTGTTTGTGTCTGAGAAACCAGATGATCAGCATGAG ATTTTGGATATCCCAGATGGCCACAGGGCTCCTGTTCCTGTCCAGAGGTGCAGCAGTGGCTCACAGAGTGAGCCCTCACCAGGACCTCTGGATCCTTCCCTCCTTTCTCCTTCTCAGTCCCCTTGTACTCTTGACCCAGCACTCCTGTCACCTCCAAGTTCCCCATGTCCACTGAATCCATCACTTTTGTCTCCCTCGCATTCACCGTGTCCCATGATAGAGCCAG AATCTGTGGACTGCAGAGCCTCCTGTCCTTCCCCATCAACATTACTTCCTTCATTTGCACTGGATCCACCTCTGCTGcagccctcctcctcttcccctcGTCCTAACAAAAGCTACGCCTTTCAGCGGGAGCCACCAGAAGGGTGTGAGCGAGTTCGAGTTTCTGAGGAAGCAAT GTCTTCTTGTCAAGACGAGCATCTCCTCCAGCCATCTTGCCCCGACCCCAATAAAGTCAACTTTACCCCACATGGAGGCTCTGCTTTCTGCCCTGTCAGTCTTCTGAAACCCTTGCTGCCCTCCATGGACCTCCTTTTCCGTGGCCTGTCAGTGTCTCCCGTGACGGGCTGCTCAGGTCAGGCCTCTCCTACCAGACACCTGGGCATGCAGTAG
- the rundc3aa gene encoding RUN domain-containing protein 3A isoform X2: MESGCIQTAMAMGLTSKKASARSVAVERKNLITVCRFSVKTLLEKYTAEPIDDSSEEFINFAAILEHILSHRFKGSGSWFSSDGQRSFWEYIRLACSKVQNNCIASIENIENISTSRAKGRAWIRVALMEKRLSEYVSTALRDTRTTRRFYDEGAIMLREEATVLTGMLIGLSAIDFSFCLKGETLDGKSPAVIDYTPYLKFTQSYDYLSDEEDRRSVDSSNSEESVPEHPYIPLVTDEESWSNKCRKMEQRFKIVYAQKGYLEELVRLRESQLKNVETENKRFRANVEELTVQGQQEKKELEAIILELQAQLSTLMPCDSSHLAKDLSIPLVNQWSTITNNRGDVKLFRRRSFHSLEQLSADVSLNSDSLKTDGRQNGDAAWTSAGKDNTPSMLGLCGSLASLPSSKSLASLKSSECLVNISTEPSPALSPS, translated from the exons ATGGAGTCGGGCTGCATTCAGACAGCAATGGCTATGGGTCTGACATCGAAGAAGGCGTCTGCTCGGAGCGTCGCGGTGGAGCGAAAAAACCTCATCACGGTTTGCAG ATTCTCTGTGAAGACTCTCCTTGAAAAATACACAGCAGAGCCCATAGATGACTCATCCGAAGAGTTCATTAACTTTGCTGCTATTTTAGAGCACATCCTCAGCCACCGCTTCAAAG GATCTGGAAGCTGGTTCAGCTCAGATGGACAGCGCAGTTTCTGGGAATATATTCGGCTGGCGTGCAGCAAGGTGCAGAACAACTGCATTGCCAGCATCGAAAACATAGAGAACATCAGCACGTCACGAGCCAAG GGTCGGGCGTGGATTCGAGTGGCGCTGATGGAGAAACGCCTGTCTGAATATGTGTCCACTGCTCTGAGGGACACCAGAACAACCAG GAGGTTCTATGATGAGGGAGCCATTATGCTGAGGGAAGAAGCCACGGTCCTAACAGGCATGCTGATTGGACTGAGTGCCATTGACTTCAG tttttgtttaaagGGTGAGACTCTGGATGGGAAATCCCCCGCTGTGATTGACTACACACCCTACCTGAAGTTCACTCAGAG CTATGACTACCTTAGTGATGAGGAGGACCGGCGCAGTGTTGACAGCAGCAACAGTGAGGAGAGCGTCCCCGAGCATCCCTACATCCCTCTGGTGACAGACGAGGAGAGCTGGAGCAACAAGTGTCGCAAGATGGAGCAAAGGTTTAAGATTGTTTACGCCCAGAAG GGTTATCTGGAGGAGCTGGTGCGCTTGCGGGAGTCGCAGCTGAAGAATGTGGAGACAGAGAACAAGCGTTTCAGAGCAAATGTGGAGGAGCTGACAGTGCAGGGCCAACAGGAGAAGAAAGAGCTTGAGGCCATCATCCTGGAGCTGCAGGCACAACT CTCTACCCTCATGCCATGTGATTCCTCCCATCTGGCTAAAGATCTTTCCATCCCACTGGTCAACCAGTGGTCCACTATCACAAACAATCGAGGTGATGTCAAGCTTTTCCGCAG GAGGAGCTTCCACAGTCTGGAGCAGCTTTCTGCTGATGTCAGTCTCAATTCTGACTCCCTGAAGACTGATGGGAGGCAGAACGGAGATGCTGCCTGGACCTCAGCAG GAAAAGACAACACTCCCTCCATGCTGGGTTTGTGTGGTTCTCTGGCCTCTTTACCCAGCTCCAAATCCCTGGCAAGCCTCAAGTCAAGTGAGTGTTTGGTCAACATCAGCACTGAACCCAGTCCTGCGCTCTCTCCCAGCTAG
- the rundc3aa gene encoding RUN domain-containing protein 3A isoform X1, giving the protein MESGCIQTAMAMGLTSKKASARSVAVERKNLITVCRFSVKTLLEKYTAEPIDDSSEEFINFAAILEHILSHRFKGNTAGSGSWFSSDGQRSFWEYIRLACSKVQNNCIASIENIENISTSRAKGRAWIRVALMEKRLSEYVSTALRDTRTTRRFYDEGAIMLREEATVLTGMLIGLSAIDFSFCLKGETLDGKSPAVIDYTPYLKFTQSYDYLSDEEDRRSVDSSNSEESVPEHPYIPLVTDEESWSNKCRKMEQRFKIVYAQKGYLEELVRLRESQLKNVETENKRFRANVEELTVQGQQEKKELEAIILELQAQLSTLMPCDSSHLAKDLSIPLVNQWSTITNNRGDVKLFRRRSFHSLEQLSADVSLNSDSLKTDGRQNGDAAWTSAGKDNTPSMLGLCGSLASLPSSKSLASLKSSECLVNISTEPSPALSPS; this is encoded by the exons ATGGAGTCGGGCTGCATTCAGACAGCAATGGCTATGGGTCTGACATCGAAGAAGGCGTCTGCTCGGAGCGTCGCGGTGGAGCGAAAAAACCTCATCACGGTTTGCAG ATTCTCTGTGAAGACTCTCCTTGAAAAATACACAGCAGAGCCCATAGATGACTCATCCGAAGAGTTCATTAACTTTGCTGCTATTTTAGAGCACATCCTCAGCCACCGCTTCAAAGGTAACACTGCAG GATCTGGAAGCTGGTTCAGCTCAGATGGACAGCGCAGTTTCTGGGAATATATTCGGCTGGCGTGCAGCAAGGTGCAGAACAACTGCATTGCCAGCATCGAAAACATAGAGAACATCAGCACGTCACGAGCCAAG GGTCGGGCGTGGATTCGAGTGGCGCTGATGGAGAAACGCCTGTCTGAATATGTGTCCACTGCTCTGAGGGACACCAGAACAACCAG GAGGTTCTATGATGAGGGAGCCATTATGCTGAGGGAAGAAGCCACGGTCCTAACAGGCATGCTGATTGGACTGAGTGCCATTGACTTCAG tttttgtttaaagGGTGAGACTCTGGATGGGAAATCCCCCGCTGTGATTGACTACACACCCTACCTGAAGTTCACTCAGAG CTATGACTACCTTAGTGATGAGGAGGACCGGCGCAGTGTTGACAGCAGCAACAGTGAGGAGAGCGTCCCCGAGCATCCCTACATCCCTCTGGTGACAGACGAGGAGAGCTGGAGCAACAAGTGTCGCAAGATGGAGCAAAGGTTTAAGATTGTTTACGCCCAGAAG GGTTATCTGGAGGAGCTGGTGCGCTTGCGGGAGTCGCAGCTGAAGAATGTGGAGACAGAGAACAAGCGTTTCAGAGCAAATGTGGAGGAGCTGACAGTGCAGGGCCAACAGGAGAAGAAAGAGCTTGAGGCCATCATCCTGGAGCTGCAGGCACAACT CTCTACCCTCATGCCATGTGATTCCTCCCATCTGGCTAAAGATCTTTCCATCCCACTGGTCAACCAGTGGTCCACTATCACAAACAATCGAGGTGATGTCAAGCTTTTCCGCAG GAGGAGCTTCCACAGTCTGGAGCAGCTTTCTGCTGATGTCAGTCTCAATTCTGACTCCCTGAAGACTGATGGGAGGCAGAACGGAGATGCTGCCTGGACCTCAGCAG GAAAAGACAACACTCCCTCCATGCTGGGTTTGTGTGGTTCTCTGGCCTCTTTACCCAGCTCCAAATCCCTGGCAAGCCTCAAGTCAAGTGAGTGTTTGGTCAACATCAGCACTGAACCCAGTCCTGCGCTCTCTCCCAGCTAG